One Conger conger chromosome 7, fConCon1.1, whole genome shotgun sequence genomic window, ACTTTCCGGTACTTATGGAAACAGAATTGCACCTTTGGCTTAAACTGTTATGTGTAAAAGTTAGTCTCTTCAACAACActctttattttttagatgACATCCACAGTTAATGagcatacaccaatcagccacaatATTAAAACATAGTCGAAAGCGTTTTTAATCATGAagaaactggtttaagcaggtgcttttgatgttgtggctgatcggtatATCTCACCCACGCTCTCCCACTTCCTCTCAAAAAGTAGATTGATTTGTTGCTAGTGTAATAGATTAAATCTAGCAACAAAGTCAGTAAATAGGTAACACTGAATGAAGCCACTTGTACCTCAGTTAGTTCAGACATGACTAGACAAAACTCGAGAGTGACTGCATCACCTGCAGCACTTGTTGCCCTTATGAGTATGAGCTTGCCCTAAACATGCAACTAGAATTACTGTGAGTAAGGTTACAGTGGTAATTATTAGCTAGTTGCAATACAATGATGACAGAGCTCAATAACTAATTCTCAGATAGCTGGCTCCCAGACTATACTAATGCACAGCTAGCAGTTCAGCTAAAGGACACACAAGACCAGGGAGTGCTACTGGAGGGTTTTAAATGCCCATGATCAGTTGTGGTcactattattaataataataataataataataatacttgtaAAAATGATGACCGATCAGAGAGCGTAGTGGGGTCACCCTGAATAATGCGCAAGACTGTTGCTTTTGGAATGACATTCCAAATTAGCAAATtgcagttttacatttttttctaaattctcaCACCCATATTAAACACCCACAAGTATGAAACACATCTGGCCAAACTACTATTTGACTGACCATTTAAATTTGAACTGTACCAGTTTCTTTAGGCCAACTATTAACAAGCAGTCAAATTCAAACAAGAGGCAATGTCCACAttgaattaaaatgacaaacatgACTGCATTTATGACCAAACAGTTCTTTTGGGAACCAGCATTTAAAACTACTTTAATATCTGAACAAACAGTGTTTATTCAACCCACTGCCTATTACAAGTGAAAAACAAGCACAGCTGTAAATGAAAAAACCCTGTGAGTGAGACCTACCCATCGTAGCCGTTATTGGACTCTTGCCTCCTTATTATTAAGTAGGTGACAACTGTGATGAGTATTAGACCGATGATGGCGCCGATAACAGCTCCAACAATAACCGCCGTGTTGGTTTGAGGAAGAGCTTCTGGAATACAAAATGAAACTACTAACCCTCTGGATGCGACACAGAGATTGGCACACATTACTCCTTTAAAACGTACTGTACTGAAATCAGACACCAACAAATACACAATGATAAATCTCTCAActaacacagaaaaacataagtgtgtgtgtgtgcgcgtgtgtgtctgtgtgtgtgttcatttgtgcCTTTTGAATGGAGAACTCAGAGAAGGTTTCAAATGATcttaaaatctaaattaaaagGCCTTGAGAAACTATTGTGGTATGGACTATAAATAATCCATACCACTACTCGGACCTTTATAAGCACACAACAGCCATAACACATAAATAATGTATAGCCATTTAACCAACACATCAGATAAAAGACAACATAGGGCTTAATCAAAACATACTGAAGCGGAAAGTTGGAACGACACCGAGTAGGCCTATATGCATAAGTATCCTGGTTTTCCAGGATCACAGGAGTGCGCCAATGACCCATGAATCAACCCAATCGCTGGCACCCACCCCTTCAGCCAAGACCAGGAGACAATACTGAACAAGTTTACGGAATTACCTTTCACTACTACCCGTAGCTGTGTGCGTGCAGGCATCACCTCAAAGTCAGGGGGATTCTTCACATCGCAGGCATACGTGCCATTGTCGCTGAACTGCATTTTGGTCAGTTTTATTGATGCGTCTTTCTTGTTGAGGTCTCCGATCCATTCCACCCTTTCCTTAAACTGGTTGTTGGTGGAAAGATAAGCCTTTCCAGAAGAATAATGGAAGATCTTAAGAGGAAAAGAGTGGGGTGTAGGCAGAAACACAGGTTAGACGATACTTGTGAGCAGAATTCAAATGCTGAATAGAAgtgaaacaattatttattggaaaaacaaacactgatCGAAAAACaattgaggggaaaaaacacattgtAAAACACTTCTGGTTTGGTTCATCCCTGCTGTGAACATCCTGCCAAATCATGCTACATGCAAGAAGCAGACTAgaaatgcttaaaaaaataattttgtgacTAAAATGTCAGGCTTTTGTTTACTATATAATTGGAGGAGTAACTCATAGCAATCTATGATATCTTCGTAATTATATTGTTAGAATAAATtgggaggagaaaaataaggtcATCCAAAAATATGTGGAAATCTGTTCTGTCTGCAGATTGCCAAATGCATTTCTTCTCTCCTATCATACACACAGTTGTAGGGTGGGCCCCATTCATTATTGCTGAGATAAGCTGACCACTTCTCTCAGGAGAGAGGAAATGGGAGGATATCACACACTCATCGCCAGCCAGAGCAGGAGGGAACATTCAAATAAACAAGACTCAAAAATAGTACTACATTCTGGATctgtgcgtgggggggggtatATTC contains:
- the mpzl1l gene encoding myelin protein zero-like 1 like isoform X3, producing MVIRLKDMSRFYAIFIGYALLLFFGTFPATAIDVFTPGEVMVENGTTGVLRCTFQSKEVISSAASVSWTFLAEGSNDSPATIFHYSSGKAYLSTNNQFKERVEWIGDLNKKDASIKLTKMQFSDNGTYACDVKNPPDFEVMPARTQLRVVVKEALPQTNTAVIVGAVIGAIIGLILITVVTYLIIRRQESNNGYDGAR